TTTCAATTGAGGACAAGCTTCAATTGCATGTTGTAAGGTGATTTTTCCAAGTCCTTTTCCTCTAAACTCTTCACTTAAATAAATACTTATTTCAGTAGTAGCATCATAAGCGGGTCTTCCGTAAAATGATTGGAAACTAATCCATCCACATATTGCACCATCATATTCGACAACCCACAATGGTCGTTTTGAAGGATTGTGTTCATTAAACCAAGGAAGGCGATCTTCTATGGATACAGGTTCAGTATCCGCAGTGACCATTCGACTTGCAATGGTCGAATTATAGATTTCAACGATTTTTGGTAAATCTTCAATTTGTGCGTCTCTAAATGTTATTTTTCCGTCCATTTAAATGACTCCTCTCTAGATAAGTCCTATGAAAAAGTTATTTCATTTCTTGTTAATAATTTTAGCACTTTTCGATCTATTTACGAATTAAATTTTGTTTTGCATAATGAATTTAGAATGATCGTAAGCATATAATCGTAATTATAGAATTATATTTTGTTTTTATAGGTTTTTATAGAGCATTTTTGAATATTGGTAAGGAGATAAAGAAATGGAATCTTTCGTTCGTAAAGTATTGGATGATTTAGATATTGAAATACTTGACATTTTACAAAGAGATGCACAAGTAAGTAACGCTGAAATTGCGAAGCGTGTTAGTTTGTCACCACCAGCCATACACGCACGGATCAAACGTCTTGAAAAGGAAGGCTATATTCATCAACAAGTTGCGATCTTAAATCAAGAGAAATTGGGATATGAGTTATTAACGTTTATTTTCATCAGTACAAATATTCATCAAGAAAAGGAATTAGGAAAATTAGAGAAAGAGCTTGCAGCTTTACCTGAAATATTAGAATGTCATTGTATTACAGGAGAATTTGATTATCTATTAAAGGTCATTATCAAAGGACGAAGAGAATTAGAAAGTTTTATAAGAAAATTAAATAAGCTGGGACTTACACATATTCAAACAAGCCTAGCACTTAGAGAAGTTAAGTATTCGACAATTTTGCCGATACGAAAAGATTAGGAATTTATGAATCCATCCATTACCTTCTTCGCTTTTTAGGATCAAATGTTACTAATTGTTTTTTCTTCACTTCTTCAAAGAGAACATAGACATTGATTTTGTTTTGATCCACGAACTCAACATCAATCACTTTTCCTTTACGTCCCTTTATTTTAACGGGATCATCAATGAGGGGAATGTTTCTGAGTAATTGACTTAACACAACCGTCTTTTTTTCAATAAAATGCACAGTAAACAACATGAAAAGTCTCCTTCCTATTGTTTTTCAATGTGGAAAATTTCTTGAAGAAAAATCTTTTCTTACAAAAGATAAATTTGCCTTGTCTATTTTATGATGACAATAAAAACAATGAACATTGTCCTAATTACCTATGTAATAGATCTGGTGCAAAAAGGTCTTTATATAAAAATAAAATAGCCTTCATGCTAATAGGCATGAGGGCTATTTAATGTATTATTTGCCATCTATTTTCTAATTACTTAAATTACTTATTCGTATTCTTATTGGAATGCTGCGTTTTGTCATGGTTGGTTTGGTTATTTTTGTTTTTTGCTTTTGAATCCCATTCAGCAGAAAACTCTTCGTATAGGTTATCTTTAGGGTTATTGTTATTACTATTGGTGTCGTCATTACTTAAACTTCTGTAAAGATCGTAAGGATTATGAGTCCGTACATTCATTGTCTTTTTGCTGTTTTTATTGCTCATGGCTATTCACCTCCTAGTGTTTAATGTGCTCAGTAACGGAATGT
This window of the Rummeliibacillus pycnus genome carries:
- a CDS encoding GNAT family N-acetyltransferase; protein product: MDGKITFRDAQIEDLPKIVEIYNSTIASRMVTADTEPVSIEDRLPWFNEHNPSKRPLWVVEYDGAICGWISFQSFYGRPAYDATTEISIYLSEEFRGKGLGKITLQHAIEACPQLKIEHLLAFIFAHNEPSIRLFKNFQFEEWAHLPEVAELDGVKRDLVILGKKIG
- a CDS encoding Lrp/AsnC family transcriptional regulator, which translates into the protein MESFVRKVLDDLDIEILDILQRDAQVSNAEIAKRVSLSPPAIHARIKRLEKEGYIHQQVAILNQEKLGYELLTFIFISTNIHQEKELGKLEKELAALPEILECHCITGEFDYLLKVIIKGRRELESFIRKLNKLGLTHIQTSLALREVKYSTILPIRKD